In Wolbachia endosymbiont (group B) of Germaria angustata, the following are encoded in one genomic region:
- a CDS encoding RluA family pseudouridine synthase: MSEGIKTILVEDNNVRLDRYIRRIFPNLKQSAIEKSLRKGLIKVDNCTAKSSDRVSSGQTIMIRYLDYIENTNSDCKYNEKLVNLLRENILYEDEYILAINKPAGVIVQGGIKVKISISDLLDQIREREIFKIVHRLDRDTSGVIIFARNASVAKYLMEEFKGRRIKKTYLALTFGIPSKDNGTIDYPLVKKYISGQEKVVVDEDSPQNATTHFSIIARLKHNVAYLKLQPITGRTHQLRAHLAHINCPILGDGKYGGKKAFIDGVANQIHLHSYSLSLKLLNNKEVTITAPIPQHIEKSIEALSFD; this comes from the coding sequence ATGTCAGAAGGTATCAAAACCATATTAGTAGAAGACAATAACGTTAGGCTCGATAGGTACATTAGAAGAATTTTTCCCAATTTGAAACAATCTGCAATTGAGAAGTCTTTAAGGAAAGGATTAATCAAGGTTGATAATTGCACGGCAAAATCCAGCGATAGGGTAAGCTCTGGGCAAACTATAATGATAAGATACTTAGACTATATTGAGAACACTAATTCTGACTGCAAATATAATGAAAAGTTAGTGAATCTACTAAGAGAGAACATATTATATGAAGACGAATATATACTAGCTATAAACAAACCCGCAGGGGTCATTGTTCAAGGCGGCATAAAGGTAAAAATTAGCATTAGTGATTTACTTGACCAAATAAGAGAGAGAGAAATATTTAAAATTGTTCACAGGCTGGATAGGGATACAAGCGGAGTAATAATATTCGCACGCAATGCCAGCGTTGCCAAATACCTTATGGAAGAATTTAAAGGACGGAGGATAAAAAAAACTTACCTAGCATTAACTTTTGGTATACCGAGCAAAGATAATGGAACAATAGACTACCCGTTGGTGAAAAAATATATTTCAGGGCAAGAAAAAGTAGTCGTTGATGAAGATTCACCTCAAAATGCCACTACGCATTTTTCAATTATAGCAAGGTTAAAACATAATGTTGCTTATTTAAAATTACAACCAATTACTGGCAGAACTCATCAATTACGTGCACATTTAGCTCATATAAATTGTCCTATTCTTGGTGACGGTAAATATGGCGGTAAAAAAGCTTTTATTGATGGAGTAGCAAATCAGATTCACCTACATTCATATTCTTTGTCTTTAAAATTGCTAAATAATAAAGAAGTCACTATTACTGCTCCTATCCCTCAACATATCGAAAAATCTATTGAAGCGCTATCTTTTGACTAA
- a CDS encoding MFS transporter — protein sequence MNDIQKAILSSIICNMIIWYEITLFGVLTHIISDVFFSSESDYIKKIKFLGSFAIGFGFRPLGAFIFGYIGDKYGRRKILLTSVILASISSTAIAVIPSFREIGIFSPILLLFCRIVQGMAAGGETSVNSAFLIEHSSDKKNLGFLGSMKAFSGALGSITCFVMIAICKKFTGENYEIWGWRLPFYFCFIMGIIGFLTRYIMEESLAYKIHDQNRSLSDSPFLELIKTYKKAFILAIGLGIAQNAIVYSVIMFYNISVKALTLSGIDIKNVVRIIVEITFGTSAVLFAILSDKVGRKNVMIPTLVALACAGLPVLSLLSNDNHYIVTLSFLLISVPIGASFGIYNSLACELFPTKVRCTGFSLTHNISAGIFGGLSPSVCMWLIEKTETKLAAGIYLTVCALISLISVLQIKAKDKKIDW from the coding sequence ATGAACGATATTCAAAAAGCAATACTATCAAGTATAATCTGCAATATGATTATATGGTATGAAATAACTCTGTTTGGAGTTTTGACGCATATAATAAGTGACGTTTTTTTTTCATCAGAAAGCGACTACATAAAAAAAATCAAATTCCTTGGCAGTTTTGCAATTGGCTTTGGATTTAGACCACTTGGTGCGTTTATTTTTGGTTACATTGGAGATAAGTATGGCAGGAGGAAAATTTTACTGACTTCCGTAATATTAGCTTCGATATCGTCTACTGCAATTGCGGTTATACCAAGCTTTAGAGAAATAGGAATATTTTCTCCTATACTGCTTCTGTTTTGTAGGATAGTACAAGGAATGGCAGCAGGTGGAGAAACAAGTGTTAACTCTGCTTTTTTAATAGAGCATTCAAGCGATAAAAAAAATCTAGGATTCTTAGGGAGCATGAAAGCGTTTAGTGGTGCTCTCGGTTCTATCACATGCTTTGTAATGATAGCTATTTGCAAAAAGTTTACAGGTGAAAATTATGAAATTTGGGGCTGGAGGTTGCCCTTCTATTTCTGCTTCATTATGGGCATAATAGGCTTTTTAACAAGATATATAATGGAAGAGAGCTTAGCATATAAAATTCATGATCAAAATAGAAGCTTATCTGATTCTCCATTTTTAGAATTAATCAAAACCTACAAAAAAGCATTTATATTAGCAATTGGGCTTGGTATCGCTCAAAATGCAATCGTTTATTCGGTAATAATGTTTTATAACATATCTGTAAAAGCGCTTACTCTGTCAGGTATTGATATTAAAAATGTAGTAAGGATTATAGTTGAAATTACATTTGGAACGTCCGCAGTGCTATTTGCAATACTGTCTGATAAAGTTGGAAGAAAAAATGTAATGATTCCTACATTAGTAGCTCTAGCTTGCGCTGGTTTGCCGGTACTTTCGCTATTATCAAATGATAACCACTATATTGTCACGCTCTCTTTTCTGTTGATAAGTGTGCCGATAGGTGCATCTTTTGGAATATATAATTCTCTTGCCTGCGAGTTATTTCCAACAAAAGTTAGGTGCACCGGCTTTAGCCTCACACATAACATATCTGCAGGTATTTTTGGCGGCCTTTCTCCATCGGTATGCATGTGGCTTATAGAAAAAACCGAAACAAAACTTGCTGCAGGGATTTACCTTACTGTTTGTGCATTGATTAGCCTAATATCTGTACTTCAAATTAAAGCCAAAGACAAAAAAATTGATTGGTGA
- the aspS gene encoding aspartate--tRNA ligase — MNCYKTHECNELRKNDVEKEVILSGWLYRKRDHGNLIFVDLRDFHGITQLVFNNDKDFFDEISNLKSESVITVTGIVKARTEDTVNSSISTGEIEVIVSNLQVESEVEFHCDEEIAKEERSILASIAGEQEYPENMRFKYRFLDLRREKVRNNIILRSQIISELRRLMIEQGFLDIQTPILTASSPEGARDYLVPSRLNPGKFYALPQAPQIFKQLLMVSGFDKYFQIAPCFRDEDARADRSPGEFYQLDLEMSFVTQEDIFQVIESTLYKVFAKFSRKSVDKDFPRITYKDAMLKYGSDKPDLRNPLLIRDVTEIFRNSEFNIFKSNIERGMVVRAIPAPKTAEEPRSFFDKKIEHAQKELGAKGLGYITFDKDGIAKGPIAKFLDDNRLNSIKEITNVKPGDSVFFASDKENEAAIIAGKVRSLLGSQLGLIDNNIFRFCWVIDFPYFVYDDKSKKIDFFHNPFSMPHGGLKDLEDKDPLDILAYQYDLVCNGIELSSGAIRNNKLDIMYRAFAIAGYSKEEVDTKFGALVRAFRFGTPPHGGIAPGVDRMVMLLADEPNIREVICFPMNQQGEDVLMGAPSKVDDKHLRELSLKVIE; from the coding sequence ATGAACTGTTATAAAACTCACGAGTGTAATGAATTAAGGAAGAATGATGTAGAAAAGGAAGTTATTCTCTCTGGTTGGCTGTATCGCAAACGTGACCATGGTAACCTAATCTTTGTTGATTTAAGAGATTTTCATGGGATTACTCAGTTGGTATTCAATAACGATAAAGATTTTTTTGATGAAATTTCGAATTTAAAATCAGAAAGTGTGATTACTGTCACAGGAATAGTCAAAGCTAGAACTGAAGATACGGTAAATAGCTCTATTTCCACAGGAGAAATTGAAGTTATAGTTAGTAATTTACAAGTTGAATCTGAAGTTGAGTTCCACTGTGATGAAGAAATAGCAAAAGAAGAAAGGAGTATATTAGCAAGTATCGCCGGTGAGCAAGAATACCCAGAAAACATGAGATTTAAATATCGTTTTCTTGATTTAAGACGTGAAAAGGTTCGTAATAACATTATTCTACGTTCACAGATCATTTCAGAGCTCAGGAGGCTCATGATAGAGCAAGGATTCTTAGATATTCAAACTCCCATACTTACTGCCTCTTCTCCTGAAGGAGCACGTGATTATTTAGTGCCAAGCAGACTCAATCCTGGTAAATTCTATGCATTACCACAAGCTCCACAGATTTTTAAGCAGTTGCTTATGGTTTCAGGGTTTGATAAATATTTTCAAATTGCACCTTGTTTTCGTGATGAGGACGCAAGGGCTGACCGTTCTCCTGGGGAGTTTTATCAGCTAGATCTTGAAATGTCTTTTGTAACTCAAGAAGATATATTTCAGGTTATTGAATCTACCTTATATAAAGTGTTTGCCAAATTTTCTCGTAAATCAGTTGATAAAGATTTTCCACGTATTACATACAAAGACGCAATGCTCAAATACGGTTCTGATAAACCAGATCTGCGCAATCCACTATTGATCAGGGATGTAACAGAAATTTTCCGTAATTCAGAGTTCAATATTTTCAAAAGCAATATTGAGCGAGGTATGGTAGTCAGAGCCATTCCTGCTCCCAAAACAGCGGAGGAACCACGCAGCTTTTTTGATAAAAAAATAGAACATGCGCAAAAAGAATTAGGTGCTAAAGGTCTTGGGTATATAACATTTGATAAGGACGGCATTGCAAAAGGACCAATTGCTAAATTTCTTGATGACAATAGGTTAAATTCTATAAAAGAAATAACAAATGTAAAGCCAGGAGATAGTGTATTTTTTGCTTCTGATAAGGAAAATGAAGCAGCAATAATTGCAGGGAAAGTTCGCTCTCTCTTAGGATCACAACTAGGTCTTATAGATAACAATATCTTTAGGTTTTGCTGGGTCATCGATTTTCCATATTTTGTATATGATGATAAAAGCAAAAAAATAGATTTCTTTCATAACCCATTTTCCATGCCACATGGTGGCTTGAAGGATTTAGAAGACAAAGATCCACTAGATATCCTTGCTTATCAATATGATCTCGTTTGCAATGGAATAGAGCTTTCAAGTGGGGCGATTCGTAATAACAAACTAGATATTATGTACAGAGCTTTTGCCATTGCAGGCTACAGTAAAGAGGAAGTTGATACAAAATTTGGCGCGCTTGTGCGTGCATTCAGGTTTGGAACGCCACCTCATGGTGGAATAGCGCCAGGGGTTGATAGAATGGTTATGCTACTTGCAGATGAGCCGAATATTCGTGAAGTAATCTGTTTTCCTATGAATCAGCAAGGAGAAGATGTTCTAATGGGCGCTCCTTCTAAAGTAGATGATAAGCATTTACGTGAATTATCCTTGAAGGTTATTGAATAA